Part of the Gemmatimonadales bacterium genome, GGCGCGCTCTATCTGCTCGAGGAGATCGTGGCCTCGGGCCGCGCTTTCGCCGACGTACACCACCTCGCCGGCGTCTCGCTCTCGCTGCTCGGCCGCCAGGAGGACGCGTTGGGAGAGTTCGCCCGCGCGCTGGAGCTCAACCCCCGCTACCTCGAGGCGCTGATCCATCAAGGCCTGGTGCTGAGCGAGCTGGGCCGGGACGCCGAGGCCGAGGAATCGTTCCGCCGCGCCGCCGCGAGCCTGGTGCCGCCGGCCGACGGGCTGCCGGCTCCGGTCGCGGCCCGGCTGGCCAATCAGCACGCCGAGCTGGCCGACGCGTACGCCGAGGCCGGCGCGCTGATGCGGGCCATCGAGCAGTACGAGCGCGCCCTGGAGCTGGGCCCGGACTATCACGACCTGCGCT contains:
- a CDS encoding tetratricopeptide repeat protein; this translates as MAGQTERLLARARERFGLQDYYGALYLLEEIVASGRAFADVHHLAGVSLSLLGRQEDALGEFARALELNPRYLEALIHQGLVLSELGRDAEAEESFRRAAASLVPPADGLPAPVAARLANQHAELADAYAEAGALMRAIEQYERALELGPDYHDLRYRMARLMLEASRPLEAREALEQVVSARPNFVDAEAALGLAHYLSGDGAGAREVWKSCLARRPENARVEAYLAMLGRTGP